atcttttctttaacgcaacgctaatatacaatagttccttatagtaccttcttttaatatgtagaaatctgtatAGTCCcaagtataaattttatattttgaatcgtagatgtccttattgtactatgtttttaattttaattcttttattcattgttgtttttattcccaataacgggtaatttttgttttatttggtgaactATTGATTGAAATTGTGTATATCCTTCCCTCATCCCGTATGAATTTATGTCGGACCAGTCCCGTTAGTTCTGAGTATTTACGCCACCATTCAAGCAGAATGTGGCTTCATTGGAAAAAGGATATTTTTCACCAAATATCGATTCTCCAAACACATATTTTGCAAAAGCTCACAAAATTCAAGACGCCTCGCAAAGTCTCCTTCCAAGTGTTCTTGATGAACTTGCAtcttataagggtggtatttaTTCGTACTCGTATGTTGTATTTTCAGAACATTTGTTTATTCAATATCCATGTCCTTTGCTACCAGCCTATTATCTTATCGACTATTATCTAATGCGAAAAATAAGGTTTTGGGCGGCTGCCATTTagctatgggtagaagtaatgacttaatattctaggactttaaatcatttaatggaagctttcaaacgatgtaaGACATGATCCCCCTGtctatttaatttcatttttaaaattgacgTCCTgtcgccattttgaagttttgcaaaataagctaGCGACCACAAAGTAGCATgcaggttgctaatgatgtaggttgccaaattttaaatttttatataaacacattcaaaagataaaaggGAGGGGGGATAATTAAGAGCCGCAATATATGTTTAAGCTTAGATTCCAACTCATTCCTACTATTTTGTATTCTGTATAAATTTAATAGCTGAAATTCCGCGCACTAccataatatgaaaaaaattgttctaagttttgagaaaataaaatacttttatagaGAAATGGTTACCTGTTCAGACACTGATAATCCTCCTAGTCTATCACCAATAAGTATGTCAGTACCAGCATTATAAACCAGTAAATCTGGATGAAATTCATCTAGAGCTTCGgtaaaatgtctaaaaattaaaaataaaataaaaaacacgttcgcaatatttaaattatataaagttattcttataaataatttacttttttatggtACGTAAATAATTCTCATCATCCATAAAATAATCAAtaggaacattttttttaatcgcTTGCTTAGCTCTGGCATCTTTTGGGTATATCCATTCATTATATACATCCATAATATAAACACTCTCGTTGtccttaaaatcattttcataTCCATTGCCTTGATGCGCATCCAAGTCTAAGATCATAACCTTTTGAAcctaaatatgaaattttattttgttttatgctATCCTAGTATTATCCTATCGGAAAAATTAACCTGtttaggaaaataataaaataagaaattaatgaGCAACGTAATGTCGGCATATACACAAAATCCACCACCTTTTGATGATGAGGAGTGATGAAATCCGCCTCCTATGTTTATAGCCCAACCTCTATCCAGAGCGAGTTTCCCGGCAAGAACTGAGCCTCCAGTCTGAAATCTacaaataatgataaaaatatcagtcattttttaaataaaacaatatagttcaaataaattaatatagttttaaaataataaatatataataaaaaataaataaaaaatcatcaacgacaatgtttttttatgacCTAGACGGAATAGTTCAGTAGGATCAGAATTTTCATGCGCTGCTTAAAAATTACAACGGGACCTATTTAAATTGGACCAATATTTAcaaataccaatattttttatggaacacAATTCAAAGTATCTCTAAAaccaattttgaataaataaagttttttcagCGTTCAATAGTGCGGGTGCGGAGATCAAATCTTTGATGTCGATTTATTTTATGCATATAATGATTTAGTTTCAATATTTGCATTTCATATTTAGGATTTGTTTTTACAAATGAGTGTATACTATGAAtttacagtgctttcatttcaaaacgatccacccttaataactttcttaaaaaaaaaaaaaaaaaaaaaaaaaaaaaaaaacacgtcaaattagatattaaatcgtttaattatgcatttactgaagttctgtcaatcacctcctcacctccagctaacctcactttaatatgtcaaatgggaacccccatcgtgtgatacatcatagtaaggagcgtaaaattctctattcaacggtaccaaaaaaaatgaaatcgataaatgtgtaagcaaatagttagcgaaaatgtctagaaataatgaatattttatttacgccaaactttggtatgtcaaatggctaccccatggtgtgatacattattttaaagggcattcattatgctatcaatggttgtaaaaaaaataaaattgattgaccaagaagctattaaagtgtaaatcggtagggtagaaaaacaaaattaattaaagcctattttcaaactccttacgaacaagGGTCTGCCCgttaatttctctgcattcttgaaatattttattttttaaattctcattactctcaggtggggttttataaactttgctttttaagtagccccaaagaaaaaagtctagtggggttaggtccggagaccgcgcaggccattaaTAAAGGCCGTGAATAGCCTtctccacttttctcgaaaattttcatcaagccactctcgaactaccaagtgtagtgcgcgggagctccatcctgctgaaaatgtatattattttcattcaataatatagaaccatgttgatctacttgattttccatagattggatgatggaagagtatattgcattttctaaaagttttaaataaatttcgccagtcaaattttcttccaaaaaaaaatggcccgattatttcattctcATAAATTCCTGCcgaaacattaattttttggggatattgggtatggccttcccgaaaaacatgcggattttcattatcccagtatctacagttatgtctgttcaccaggccatttaaaaaaaaggtcgattcgtcactgaagcaaatgttcttcaataaatggggatcgtcgtcaattcgctggcacatcacttcacaaaattgaattctcctatcaaaatcatctccGAGtgcatgaagaatatgaattttataagcaaagaacttatttataatttgcttgaactaaatgtactgtttgttaccacacattttaacttctaaattgcttgtaatttttttttatgatctattataaaaaatgtaagaattttaaaatgatgtacctaggtaccacactaaaagtattcatttaaaataccaaaatttggcgtaaataaaatattcattatttctagacattttcgctaactatttgcttacacatttaccgatttaattttttgtaccgttaaatagagaattttacgctgcttactatgatgtatcacacgatgggggttcccacttgacatattaaagtgaggttagctggaggtgaggaggtgattgacagaacttcagtaaatgcataattgcataattaaacgtccccctgtatatctaatttaacgtgttttttttttttttttttttttttttttttttttttttaaggaagttATTAATGGTCGATTGTtgtcaaatttgttttttagacTAATAactttaagcattttattaattattttttattgataatatcaactaaggtataaaaaaaagtaaaaaagtagtGCCATACTAAActgaaaaaatgtatttggttTCGTAGGCCTTTCTTTCAACTGCATCCCTACAAATATAAAATAGCTttctttttaactatttatacatatacaaGTTGGAGGATCAATCATTATGCATAGAGAAATGTTTAAAGGCGAAATATGGCAATACGCGCCCATTTTGGGCTCCGCTACTCGTTTGTAAGCGTCTGACATTGGTTAAAAACATTACGCGAAAGATCAGGCATTACAATATCAGTATACAACCCACATAGAAtcataaattcaaattcaaaagacttttattaccacttaaacattgtacatagaaaattacatttttttattacaagaatttacacaatgctaagagtaatgcggactgaactgcgattataaaaacaaccgataacacatacacAAGCTAGGGCGCATAtgctgctcagaccgttaaaacatactaacctaattacaactaaaagaagaataaagactttcctaattataattatttagaaaataagtcattaaaccctaaaaacatataaaagctaaaaacaaaaaaaatatagtgtaataatttactatatcattacattaatataggtaccatttgtgcaatagacagagaggaggaagggcggcaaaaaacacgagccgaggctggaaaaccagggcaatacgacgcaaaaatgaatagatataccaaaatgaaccatttaaaattttatttttatgcctgcaagatcaacaagaccagtgttgatttaaaaagtaagaactcaaaaataatatggttgcaattaaataaaaataattaaattatatttttaataaaaatttggtggtgtgcatttgttaaaatgcctatgttaGTTGAGAATTTCTACTATATATGCAATATATACtacatatgcaataaatttctttggtgaactatttttaatgtaatccggtaacatgttccacatatgaatgcctacatactggaatgattttttaaaacctgatgttcgatgaaatggaattctaatCAAGTTTGGATTTGTTACATTGTGTATATaatcatggtgaaaaaataCTACGTCTCTTAAATATGGCGGctgacctgatttaattatttggaaaattaaattatactatGACACATAATATCATATGACACTTCcttctatttctcatatttaatataaaatgtgaatttagataaggagtaatgtggtccctatacgatatattaaaggaaaaacgcatacaactattttgcagtttttgcaccGTCCTTGACAGAGATACGGTTAGTGAGTCGCCCCATACACAATGTCTGCATAATCCACCAAAGACAGTACAAGcgaattgcaaagcaaatatttggtgtttgatggtaactaatttttgtattgatataagttttttaaacgaccgtaagcaattttaattttgttcttaatgtgggaggcaaagctgagatttgaatcgaatataacccctagattacgtttttccgcaacggttggtataactgttccattaatattaattttaaaattttccatgcaaTCTAGAAGATTGTTTCATTGAAGATTGATGATtgtttgacttttattttgtgaaaaaaacattgcacatgactttgaagcatttaatttgagCTTATGGTTTTCAGGAAACAAAGCAATCTGATTGAGTCTGAAGTCggcgttaattttattctgtgccacctgaacgtctgatattttaaaagaattataaatttgggagtCGTCAGGAAATTGGTGCAGCTTAGAATTTTCGATGCACTGATTCTGCAACATATAAAGGAAAAAGTAAGGGGCCTAATATggaaccctgaggcaccccttttttaaatgataaaaaccttgaaaatttaaattcaccatCATTCACCGTTCGGACACAATGTAATCGATGTttaagataagagctaaaaaaatgtatggcatttgccgaaaaaccataatagtgcagttttgccaaaagcatgATAATTTTGGcaaaaacattttggaaataagttatttcctttgaatcctctttaaatctgatatcattaacaatactgataagacttgttatagtactaaaagatttacgaaatcctgactggcaatcaggaataatttttaaattataaacatagtcatactattttgttatatacgtgacgttctaagatttttgaaatgacaggcagaatacttattggtctaatgtctttataatctgttggacaaggtatttttgttaagggaatgagtatcgcttttttccaatcatcgggGAATTGGTTCTCTAAGatgcaggaatttaaaatattgactaatggcttaagacaaaaaggaagacatagtttaagatctctaatggaaattccatcaccatctattgcatttgaccctattttatttataatatcgacaGTTTTATTAGTTGtaagacttatattaaattccgtctcaaagtgactaaatgtatttgaattataaaagttaagtttttctaatgatgTTGAATTAGTAGGGCCCacggtgttcgaaaaaaaattatttaagtcctcGGGTAAATTGAGATTTTCCGGAATAGGgtcaatcttttttttagtaaaattaagtttttttgctttgtgAATGTGAATTTTGGATTCTTTACCCTTTTCTATAGACATTTGCTTGAAAAAAGTAGCTTTTTCGCGATTAATTGCGTGTTtagtataattctttaattgcctgtaatATGTCAAATTCACGAGAGTTTTTTGTCGAGTATATTTTTTGCGAGctttgtctcttaatttaattagatatttaatattactcGTTATCCACGGCGTAAATGGTCTATCCTTATATAGTCTTGTTTTAAACGgagcgtatttatttattaaataggaaatattattggtAAGGTATTGATAAATAGGAAATGTTATGATCAGATATGGACTCCGATATACAGGTAGATTGAAAGCTAATACACTCGATGTTACTGCTAGCTACAATGACGTCAATAAGGGTATTAGACTgattgttgattctagtaggGTTATTAATCAGTTGCCGAAGATCGAATACTTCCAAAAGATACTTAAAGTTTTGAGTTGCTGCAGTTGGTCTcagtaaatctatatttaagtcccccataaaaattatactatcaTAGCATGGAAcagatatagtaaaaatttcttcaacaagTTCAAGAAATGTAGGCATGCTAGAAGAGGGTGGTCTAtacatatttactaataaaatatttcttttatttgcaataaacctTATACTTAAATACTTAAACTCATCAGTTATATGGGGAAATGTTACTAAAGAGAACTTAATGACTTTCTTTACATAAATACCAACCCCGCCACCCCGCCCATTCCGatctttcattataaaattataattagatGCTTTATGCAGGTCACGGGTCTAATTATGCTGTTAGGGGTTCTTCATTGTATGacaattatatattatatgttaatataattttaatttgcattaTAAATTATCCTGTTCTTGTATATGTCAGGTTTATTTCAATACttcatgataaatttaaaagaaaaattgattgtttattagtagcgatttcaattttaagtcaagtattattattattgttattattattattaaattgagagggtttaattatagtaattaggataagattaaattttaacaagtttAACAACGAAAGTTCTTGAGcaatatgtttataataaattaaaaaaataaataatatcttttgggggcatataatataatatggaatacttttggaatattattattttgtttacatctGGTTTTTTGCGCGGTAGGAACTGGATAAAGCTTAGAGACCATCaggccacattttttttttattatatgtttgcATATTACCATATAGTCtactgttttttttgtgaatttttttgtgGAATGACATGGAATTTGGAGGGATGGGGCGGTTTGGCACGGGTTGGGATGGCGAAGGGTTGACGTATGCAATGGGGGATAGTTTTGAAATCCTGCAGGATTGGCAATCTGAGGCCAATTTCAGTGTTTGCTCATTTAAATCTTCGCTCCATAAAAACCGGTTTCGATGAATTTCTAAATTATGCCAGTGAATTTTTGGCTTGAATAATTGTAACTTATGATTCGCATCACACGgtgttttaagtgtaataatttCGACCACTCactaaaagttttcaaaaattatgaagtAATTTGTCCTCTCTGCAGAAATGCagtaattgttattttttgaaaaataaacacaaGGTGGACATAAACATAAATCATGCTGTCTGGAATTAATTCTGTCTGCCACTCCTTGGAGGGTAATAAGAAATACAAAGCGAATATATTATCATCATCGAATATAAATAAATCCCACCAGCTAAA
The genomic region above belongs to Anthonomus grandis grandis chromosome 6, icAntGran1.3, whole genome shotgun sequence and contains:
- the LOC126737864 gene encoding histone deacetylase 11 isoform X2; this encodes MNTLYINISKDQLPIIYRKEYNVKFCGLEKLHPFDTRKWENIFKILSDSGMISKKTIVAPKEAEKKHLLLVHKKKYLKSLKCSFKVAKITEVAAFVLVPNCLIEKAYLRPMRFQTGGSVLAGKLALDRGWAINIGGGFHHSSSSKGGGFCVYADITLLINFLFYYFPKQVQKVMILDLDAHQGNGYENDFKDNESVYIMDVYNEWIYPKDARAKQAIKKNVPIDYFMDDENYLRTIKKHFTEALDEFHPDLLVYNAGTDILIGDRLGGLSVSEQCAEFQLLNLYRIQNSRNELESKLKHILRLLIIPPPFYLLNVFI